In Thermus oshimai DSM 12092, the sequence CGGGGGCCCCCCTGGCCCACCTCCTGGTCCAGTTCCGCCCCCAGCGCCTCCTTTTGGCCTTTCCCGGGGAGGGGCTGGGCCTTTCCTTTCCCGGGGGCAAGGAGACGGAGGAGGGGTGGCGGCCCTTGGAGGCGGAAGGGGAGCCCCTTCTCCTCCGGGTGGAGGCCCCCACGGGCCTCGTATACCAGGAACGGCGGCTCTACCCCCCGTGGCGTACGGAGAAGCCCCCCGTGGACCTGCCGGAGGGGCCCGGCCCCTACTGGGGGGCGGTGGGGTGGGCCCTGGGGGTTCCCACCTACGGGGTGGGGCTGGTAAACTTGAGGGCGAACCTGGAGGCCCTCATGCGCCTCTGGTGAAGGGAGGGAGAGATGGCGTACATCGCGTTTTTTGCCCTGGGCGCGGCCTTGGTGACCTTGCTTTTTTACCTCATCCTGAACCCCCGGGTCCTCACCACGGAAGGGGAGACCTTTGACCTGCGCTTTATCTTTTTCATGCTCCTCCTTATCGTTCTCTCCGCGGCCACCGTGGCCCTGATGCTTTGGCTGGGCAAGGCGTACCACCTGCTCTAGCCTGGGCCCGCTTTACTGCCCGAGCTCCTCTTTCAGCCGCTTAAGCTCCTCCTCCACCGCCTTGTCCGCGGACAAGGCGGAGAGTTCTTTTTCCAGATCGGCCCCGTCCAGTTCCTTTAGGGCCTCGTGCCGGTCCTCCATGGCCAGGATGCGGGCCTCCATCTCCTCAAAGGCCTCCAGGGCCGGGTGGCCTTCCAGGCGGGACTCCATGCGCCGCACGGCCTCGGCCGCCTCCACGCCCCGCTTGCGGGCGATGAGGAGCTTCTTGCGGGCCTCCGCCTCCTCAATCTTGGCCTCGAGGGCCTTGAGCTGGGTCACGAGGCGCTCCACCAAGGCCCGTTGCTCCTCCTCCTGGACCCGGAACCCCTCGGCCAGGTCCAAAGCCCGCTTCTTCCGCTTCAGGGCCTCCCGGGCGAGGTCCTCCCGGCCCGCCCTCAGGGCCTCCTTGGCCTTCTCCTCCCAGAGCCCGGCCTCCTTCAGGTGGCTTTCCCGCTCCCTTTGAAGCCTTTTCTCCTCGGCCATGGCCTCCGCCACGCTCTGGCGGGCCTCCTTGAGGGCCTCCTTCATCTCCCTAAGGGCCTCCTCAATGATCTTCTCCGGATCCTCCGCCCGCCGGAGAAGGTCGTGCAGGTTGGCCCGGATGAGCCGCCCGATCCGGTCTAGTAGGGTCATGCCCCCAGTATGCCACACCCCTCTTGACAGTTTGTTTTGTG encodes:
- a CDS encoding PspA/IM30 family protein codes for the protein MTLLDRIGRLIRANLHDLLRRAEDPEKIIEEALREMKEALKEARQSVAEAMAEEKRLQRERESHLKEAGLWEEKAKEALRAGREDLAREALKRKKRALDLAEGFRVQEEEQRALVERLVTQLKALEAKIEEAEARKKLLIARKRGVEAAEAVRRMESRLEGHPALEAFEEMEARILAMEDRHEALKELDGADLEKELSALSADKAVEEELKRLKEELGQ